TGCCTACTTATATAAAATCTAAAATTAAGTAATACATATTTTAAGATTTAACTCTGTCAGGGTTTTGAACCCTGACAGAGTTTTGTAATAGACATTATATAATAGATATTTCATTCAAAATACTTGTAAATAACTAATTCATTAGCATATTTATTAGGGTGTTGGTGGCATCATCATGTAGTAACTGCGCTCTTCAATTCGTGTATAAATCCTTTCGTCAATTGTATAACAAGTACAGTAGCAACCACAAATTCCACCACCTCTAATTTGGTTGGTTTCTTTGTTTTCAAGTTCATTTGAACTTAATGCATCAAGTTTTAATTTTTTCTTTGTTTTCATAATATTAATTGGTTTAAGTTAATAAATGTAAAGGCTATTTATCTTTCCATTCTAATAAAAGATCTTTTTGTAATGCCAGTGAGCATTTTAAAATAATCCAAATAAGTCAAACCCCCAATATTATAAATTTAAGCAATTGAATAACAATTTTATACAATGCAATGAAATATAAAATTTAGAAAAAACTATTTTATGACAACTCAATAATTCTAATTTAAGGTCTTATCTCAACAAAATAATATAACTATAAACAATATAAATGTGAGTTTATGATACGATAAACGCTATGAAAAAGA
This portion of the Bacteroidales bacterium genome encodes:
- a CDS encoding rSAM-modified peptide, whose amino-acid sequence is MKTKKKLKLDALSSNELENKETNQIRGGGICGCYCTCYTIDERIYTRIEERSYYMMMPPTP